One stretch of Bacteroidota bacterium DNA includes these proteins:
- a CDS encoding right-handed parallel beta-helix repeat-containing protein: MKNILIIAALLATRICCASNLYVSTKGRDTNPGTKDKPFATLSAARDAVRKLGAAKGSVTIWVREGTYYLTEPFELDSQDSGTNDAPVVYRAYPDERVILCGSKVFGEKDFKKITDKATLSRIAPQLRNKIVSLDLSKTNLVHYQKYADNFTDNGGLFELFMNGRRMPLSRYPNDGFMTIKKVLINGGGQEDKGQDWRAYYSSDSPKNDRPARPGVFEYRDKRTAVWINQVDRGVWLKGYWRIPWQNEAVRIGKIDTVAGTIKFAVPVSGGIGNKYQRPEGNGKEPYWLFNLLEEIDVPGEWAVDFKDKKLYFYPLQPLAGRVVHIADSGSPVVKLNNTSHVILRGFIIEENMGEGIEIDGGSNNMVAGCTLRNLTKNAVVLAGGKENIVQSCDMYSLGAGGVWLSGGDEHSNPRIGAGHRVVNNHIHHFAEIERVYAAGINCGYTGGGGGGHHTAVGMYIAHNLIHDTPHVGVLYGSWDSRFEYNEVYGMCQVSNDMGGFYCYDKFERMGNITFCYNYVHSSPEGDGLYWDNDHRDVNVYGNILYLNSAPDKRGTGFLYKSGSQLKNPQRINCYNNIAINCNYGFQFVTALPSIIENNVTVNCKVPYSWQIIKDGKWVNTTDSIASGKNMIYNSDPGFVDMAHHDFRLKADSRIFKDLPGFQPIPFEKIGLYVDEYRTKLPTDEGIGRYQIKNARATGGTEILDRN, encoded by the coding sequence ATGAAGAATATATTAATAATTGCAGCATTGCTGGCGACCAGAATATGCTGTGCTTCAAATTTATATGTCAGTACGAAAGGAAGGGATACCAATCCGGGTACAAAAGATAAACCTTTCGCAACATTATCTGCAGCACGTGATGCCGTACGTAAACTTGGCGCAGCCAAAGGTTCTGTAACTATTTGGGTCCGTGAGGGTACATATTATTTAACGGAACCCTTTGAACTGGATAGCCAGGATTCGGGGACAAATGATGCACCGGTGGTTTACCGGGCTTATCCTGACGAAAGAGTGATTTTATGCGGTTCTAAAGTATTTGGTGAAAAAGATTTTAAAAAGATTACGGATAAAGCTACTTTGTCCAGAATTGCTCCTCAATTGAGAAACAAGATTGTTTCCCTTGATTTAAGCAAGACTAATCTTGTTCACTACCAGAAATATGCTGATAATTTCACGGATAATGGGGGTCTCTTTGAACTATTTATGAATGGCAGGCGTATGCCCCTTTCCCGTTACCCCAATGATGGTTTTATGACGATAAAGAAGGTGCTTATCAATGGAGGCGGGCAGGAAGATAAAGGACAGGACTGGCGTGCCTATTATTCCTCTGATAGCCCTAAAAATGATCGTCCTGCACGACCTGGAGTTTTTGAGTACAGGGACAAGCGCACTGCCGTTTGGATTAATCAGGTTGACCGCGGCGTATGGCTGAAAGGTTATTGGCGCATTCCCTGGCAAAATGAGGCTGTCAGAATAGGAAAGATTGATACTGTAGCTGGAACTATTAAATTTGCCGTCCCCGTTTCCGGCGGGATTGGGAATAAGTACCAACGCCCCGAGGGAAACGGAAAGGAGCCTTACTGGCTTTTTAACCTTCTTGAAGAAATTGATGTTCCTGGCGAATGGGCGGTGGACTTTAAAGATAAAAAACTTTATTTCTATCCTCTTCAACCTTTGGCCGGAAGGGTTGTACATATTGCTGATTCCGGTTCTCCGGTTGTAAAATTGAATAATACATCCCATGTGATTCTTCGTGGTTTTATTATTGAAGAAAATATGGGCGAAGGAATTGAGATAGACGGAGGATCTAATAATATGGTGGCCGGTTGTACATTGCGTAATCTTACTAAAAATGCCGTAGTCCTGGCAGGTGGAAAAGAAAATATCGTGCAAAGTTGTGACATGTATTCTCTCGGAGCTGGAGGCGTATGGTTGAGCGGGGGTGACGAACATTCTAATCCACGTATTGGGGCTGGCCACAGAGTGGTTAATAATCATATTCATCATTTTGCAGAGATTGAAAGAGTTTATGCTGCTGGTATCAACTGCGGCTATACAGGGGGAGGTGGAGGAGGCCATCATACTGCAGTAGGCATGTATATCGCTCATAATTTGATACATGATACTCCTCACGTTGGCGTGCTTTATGGCAGCTGGGACTCAAGATTTGAATATAATGAGGTTTATGGCATGTGCCAGGTGTCCAATGATATGGGAGGTTTCTATTGCTATGACAAATTCGAAAGAATGGGGAATATCACTTTCTGTTATAATTATGTCCACAGCAGTCCTGAAGGTGACGGGCTGTACTGGGACAACGATCATCGGGATGTTAACGTTTATGGAAATATCCTTTACCTGAATAGTGCTCCCGATAAGCGGGGAACAGGCTTTCTGTATAAGTCGGGTTCGCAACTTAAAAATCCTCAGAGGATTAATTGCTATAACAATATTGCCATCAACTGCAATTATGGATTTCAGTTCGTTACCGCTTTGCCTTCCATAATTGAAAATAATGTAACGGTGAATTGCAAAGTACCTTATTCATGGCAAATTATTAAGGATGGGAAATGGGTAAATACCACCGATTCGATTGCTTCAGGTAAAAATATGATTTACAATTCTGATCCTGGTTTTGTAGATATGGCTCATCATGACTTCAGGTTAAAAGCTGATTCTCGCATATTTAAAGATCTACCCGGTTTTCAACCTATTCCCTTCGAGAAAATAGGGTTATATGTTGATGAATATAGAACTAAGCTGCCTACTGATGAGGGAATTGGAAGATATCAGATAAAAAATGCCAGGGCTACCGGTGGCACTGAAATACTTGATAGAAATTAA